The Halanaerobium praevalens DSM 2228 genome contains a region encoding:
- the rnr gene encoding ribonuclease R — MSARSELLKKLRENVHRPLTKKEIFEKFEISQEQEKIFSDLLNDLIESGKIFKNSKGLYGVPEKFNLIGGRIEKIASGNAFLIPDDPAKEDIYISSANINGAMHNDKVFVRPVPSDRGKSQAGEVAEIIERVNTEIVGNLEKYKNYGFLIPDNKRICSDIFIPPEALNEAQNGQKVVAEITRWPAKNRNPEGEITEILGDKDDAGVDIEAIIRQLNLPGEFPDKVLKEIANIPDQINEKSVTEDDEREDLRELKLVTIDGADAKDLDDAVSLEKLSENNYRLGVHIADVSHYVTEASPLDQEAYARATSIYLVDRVIPMLPQKLSNGLCSLNPQVDRLTMSVFIEYNLIGQDEIEIIDHKITKSVINSNHRLTYDQVQNILESKESAERKEYSDFVEELEMMNELRRRLRKNRFEEGSMDFNFTEVKVELDDSGNPINLKKRSHREAEQLIEEFMIAANRIVAAEMAWREMPFIYRVHEEPDLDRMKQFNEFIHNFDYRLKGIKNGVHPRALQAILEDVRGSKEEKIIETVMLRSLKKAVYSEKNIGHFGLGISHYSHFTSPIRRYPDLIAHRIIKETITAGYLSEERQDELENQIPKIADHCSLQERRAMDAERDSVDLKKIEFMEDQIGEEFEGIISGITGFGMFVELENTVEGLVHIKNLRDDYYHYDEEKYHLIGERTKKIYRIGDQVRIKIAKVNRDERKLDFELLEKID, encoded by the coding sequence ATGAGTGCAAGAAGTGAATTATTAAAAAAGTTAAGAGAAAATGTACATCGTCCATTAACCAAAAAAGAAATTTTTGAAAAATTTGAAATTAGTCAAGAGCAAGAAAAAATTTTTTCCGATCTTTTAAATGATTTAATTGAATCAGGAAAAATCTTTAAAAATTCAAAAGGATTATATGGAGTTCCAGAAAAATTTAACTTAATTGGAGGCAGAATTGAAAAGATTGCTTCAGGAAATGCTTTTTTAATTCCAGATGATCCAGCAAAAGAAGATATTTATATTTCTTCCGCTAATATTAATGGGGCAATGCACAATGATAAAGTTTTTGTACGTCCTGTTCCTTCAGATAGAGGTAAAAGTCAGGCAGGAGAAGTTGCAGAAATTATAGAAAGAGTTAATACTGAAATAGTTGGGAATTTAGAAAAATATAAAAATTATGGTTTTTTAATTCCTGATAATAAAAGAATTTGTAGTGATATTTTTATTCCACCAGAAGCCTTAAATGAGGCTCAGAATGGTCAAAAAGTAGTGGCTGAAATAACTCGCTGGCCAGCAAAAAATAGAAATCCTGAAGGTGAAATTACAGAAATTTTGGGAGATAAAGATGATGCTGGTGTTGATATTGAAGCAATAATTAGGCAACTTAATTTACCAGGAGAATTTCCAGATAAAGTTTTAAAAGAGATTGCAAATATTCCAGATCAAATAAATGAAAAATCTGTAACAGAAGATGATGAGCGTGAAGATTTAAGAGAACTTAAACTAGTAACCATTGATGGAGCAGATGCTAAAGATTTAGATGACGCAGTTTCTTTAGAAAAATTAAGTGAAAATAATTATCGTTTGGGAGTTCATATTGCTGATGTAAGTCATTATGTAACAGAAGCAAGTCCTTTAGATCAGGAAGCTTATGCAAGGGCTACTAGCATTTATTTAGTTGATCGAGTAATTCCTATGTTACCACAAAAGCTTTCAAATGGTCTTTGTAGTTTAAATCCACAAGTTGATCGTTTAACAATGTCAGTTTTTATAGAATATAATTTAATTGGTCAAGATGAAATAGAAATTATTGATCATAAAATAACTAAGTCTGTAATCAATTCTAATCATCGTCTAACTTATGATCAGGTCCAAAATATTTTAGAATCTAAAGAGTCAGCTGAAAGAAAAGAATATAGTGATTTTGTAGAAGAATTAGAAATGATGAATGAATTAAGAAGGCGCTTACGTAAAAATCGTTTTGAAGAGGGAAGTATGGACTTTAATTTTACAGAAGTTAAAGTTGAACTTGATGATTCTGGAAATCCAATTAATTTAAAGAAAAGATCTCATAGAGAAGCTGAACAACTAATTGAAGAATTTATGATTGCAGCTAATAGAATTGTTGCAGCTGAGATGGCTTGGAGAGAAATGCCTTTTATTTATAGAGTTCATGAAGAACCAGATTTAGATAGGATGAAACAATTTAATGAATTTATTCATAATTTTGATTATCGTTTAAAAGGAATTAAGAATGGAGTTCATCCACGAGCTTTACAAGCAATTTTAGAAGATGTAAGAGGAAGTAAAGAAGAAAAAATAATTGAAACAGTAATGTTGCGTTCATTAAAAAAGGCTGTTTATTCTGAAAAAAATATTGGTCACTTTGGCTTAGGTATTAGTCATTATAGTCATTTTACTTCTCCAATTAGACGTTATCCAGATTTGATTGCTCATCGAATAATTAAAGAAACGATTACTGCTGGTTATTTAAGTGAAGAACGTCAAGATGAATTAGAAAATCAGATTCCTAAAATTGCAGATCATTGTTCACTGCAAGAAAGAAGAGCAATGGATGCAGAGCGTGATTCAGTAGACTTGAAAAAAATTGAATTTATGGAAGATCAAATTGGAGAAGAATTTGAAGGGATTATCAGTGGAATTACAGGTTTTGGAATGTTTGTCGAATTAGAAAACACTGTTGAAGGTTTAGTTCATATTAAAAATTTAAGAGATGATTACTATCATTATGATGAAGAAAAATATCATTTGATTGGTGAGAGAACTAAAAAGATTTATAGAATCGGAGATCAAGTGCGAATTAAAATAGCTAAAGTCAATCGTGATGAAAGAAAATTAGACTTTGAATTATTAGAAAAAATAGATTAA
- the smpB gene encoding SsrA-binding protein SmpB: MAKKKEIDIIARNKKARHDFYIEETYEAGIKLKGTEIKSIRNHKVNLKDSFALVRNGEVYLHNMHISPYKEGNRYNHRPERRRKLLLHKNEIRKLIGYTTQKGYTLVPLTLYLKKNICKVELAVAKGKQQHDKRRDIAKKTAKREMEKAFRRRQKGDI; the protein is encoded by the coding sequence ATGGCTAAGAAAAAAGAAATAGATATTATTGCAAGAAATAAAAAAGCAAGACATGATTTTTATATAGAAGAAACCTATGAAGCTGGAATCAAACTTAAAGGTACAGAAATTAAATCTATTCGTAATCATAAAGTTAATTTAAAAGATAGTTTTGCTTTAGTTAGAAATGGAGAAGTTTATCTGCATAATATGCATATTAGTCCTTATAAAGAAGGCAATCGTTATAATCATCGCCCTGAAAGAAGAAGAAAACTTTTATTGCATAAAAATGAAATTAGAAAATTAATTGGATATACAACTCAAAAGGGTTATACCTTAGTACCTTTAACTCTTTATTTGAAAAAAAATATTTGTAAAGTAGAATTAGCTGTGGCAAAAGGTAAGCAGCAGCATGATAAGCGGAGAGATATTGCTAAAAAAACAGCTAAAAGGGAAATGGAAAAAGCTTTTAGACGCCGTCAAAAAGGTGATATTTAA
- a CDS encoding chromate transporter: protein MKSLNKIFFIFFKIGSFTFGGGYAMLPIIKRELVDNLGWISEKDIYNYYAIGQSTPGIIAVNTATMTGYSLRGLKGALAATAGFISPSLIIITLIASFFKSFQTITIFQHAFAAVQIAVVALIIDIVIKMWQKSDKSRISFFIFLFSFLLLSIFRISPVFVILAAAVTGVLIKYLNGELQAAYLDYQNEVKDSDC, encoded by the coding sequence TTGAAGAGTTTAAACAAGATTTTTTTTATATTTTTTAAAATTGGTTCTTTTACCTTTGGAGGCGGTTATGCAATGCTGCCAATTATCAAAAGAGAATTAGTAGACAATTTAGGCTGGATTAGTGAAAAAGATATTTACAATTACTATGCTATTGGTCAAAGCACACCTGGTATTATAGCAGTTAATACAGCTACAATGACAGGCTACAGTTTAAGAGGACTTAAAGGTGCTTTGGCAGCAACAGCTGGCTTTATTAGTCCTTCATTAATAATTATAACTTTAATTGCCTCTTTTTTTAAGAGCTTTCAAACTATCACTATTTTTCAACATGCTTTTGCAGCAGTTCAAATTGCAGTTGTTGCTTTAATCATAGATATAGTTATTAAAATGTGGCAGAAGTCAGATAAAAGTAGAATTAGTTTTTTTATTTTCTTATTTTCTTTTTTACTTTTAAGTATTTTTAGAATTTCACCTGTATTTGTAATTTTAGCTGCAGCAGTAACTGGAGTACTAATTAAATATTTAAATGGTGAACTGCAGGCTGCTTATCTTGATTATCAAAATGAAGTTAAGGATAGTGATTGTTAA
- a CDS encoding ABC transporter ATP-binding protein: MNKKIIEIKNLTKIFSGFKALNGINLEVEKGEIVGLLGPNGAGKTTTLKILMGLLKPTEGSIKIMGEKIKKQLPTWLKNKIGVVFEESNLYLRLNAIDNLKLFAGINNVNQSKIKELLAEYHLEAAAKREIRTFSKGMKKRLMICRSLIAEPEILILDEATGGLDPISAEIIQQKVLALKKQGKTVILSTHYLEEAAHLCDRVAFINQGQVIAVDKPAAFKKGLKAKFLELNLTNENNLEKIIDDLNN; encoded by the coding sequence ATGAATAAAAAAATCATTGAAATTAAAAATTTAACTAAAATTTTTTCAGGTTTTAAAGCCTTAAATGGTATTAATTTGGAAGTTGAAAAAGGAGAAATTGTAGGACTTTTAGGGCCAAATGGAGCTGGAAAGACAACTACCTTGAAAATATTAATGGGGCTTTTAAAACCTACTGAGGGTAGTATTAAAATAATGGGAGAAAAAATTAAAAAACAGCTTCCAACTTGGTTAAAAAATAAAATAGGAGTAGTCTTTGAAGAAAGTAATCTTTATTTACGTTTAAATGCAATTGATAATTTAAAATTATTTGCCGGGATTAATAATGTTAATCAAAGTAAAATAAAAGAATTATTAGCTGAATACCATTTAGAAGCTGCAGCTAAACGAGAAATCAGAACTTTTTCTAAAGGTATGAAAAAAAGATTAATGATTTGCCGTTCTTTAATTGCTGAGCCAGAAATTTTGATTTTAGATGAGGCAACAGGTGGTTTAGATCCGATTTCGGCCGAAATTATTCAGCAAAAAGTTTTAGCTTTAAAAAAACAGGGTAAAACTGTTATTTTAAGTACTCATTATTTAGAAGAGGCAGCTCATTTATGTGATCGAGTTGCTTTTATTAATCAAGGTCAAGTTATTGCAGTTGATAAACCAGCAGCTTTTAAAAAAGGACTTAAAGCGAAATTTTTAGAACTTAATTTAACAAATGAAAATAATTTAGAGAAAATAATTGATGATTTAAATAATTAA
- a CDS encoding GntR family transcriptional regulator, whose amino-acid sequence MEIINKNSPLPLYYQLKENILKALKKEEFKVGERLPAERELAEYHNISRMTVKKAIDILVDNNYLIRKQGSGTFVNDYQKNYSISPLLSFSQEMEKKNLNYSSKILAFKQVQNKKIAAKMNLKAETKLLELERLRLIEKKPFLLEKTFLEFKRFKDLKKEELKNNSLFEIIKSKYHIQLNKAEAEVEALIFDQKISKKMQIKEGLLGLYFEQISKNKNREIIEFTSAYYRNDNYKFKFKFDLN is encoded by the coding sequence ATGGAAATAATTAATAAAAATAGCCCTTTACCACTTTATTATCAACTTAAAGAAAATATATTAAAGGCTTTAAAAAAAGAAGAATTTAAAGTTGGAGAACGCCTACCGGCTGAAAGAGAATTGGCTGAATATCATAATATAAGTCGAATGACTGTAAAAAAAGCAATTGATATTTTAGTAGATAATAATTATTTAATTAGAAAACAAGGTAGTGGCACTTTTGTCAATGACTATCAGAAAAACTATAGCATCTCTCCTTTGCTGAGTTTTAGTCAAGAAATGGAAAAAAAGAATTTAAACTATAGTAGCAAGATTTTAGCATTTAAACAAGTTCAAAATAAAAAAATAGCAGCTAAAATGAATTTAAAAGCTGAAACAAAACTTTTAGAACTCGAAAGATTAAGACTAATAGAAAAAAAACCATTTTTATTAGAAAAAACTTTTTTAGAATTTAAAAGATTCAAGGATTTAAAAAAAGAAGAATTAAAAAATAACTCGCTTTTTGAAATTATAAAAAGTAAGTATCATATTCAATTAAATAAAGCTGAAGCTGAAGTGGAGGCTCTAATCTTTGACCAAAAAATTTCTAAAAAAATGCAAATAAAAGAAGGCTTATTAGGTCTTTATTTTGAGCAGATTAGTAAAAATAAAAATAGAGAAATTATTGAATTCACTTCTGCTTATTATAGAAATGACAATTATAAATTCAAATTTAAATTTGATCTAAATTAA
- the nagB gene encoding glucosamine-6-phosphate deaminase, with the protein MRIIIEKDYQTLSKKAALILASQITLKPNSNLGLATGGTPLAMYKNLIKMYKKDEIDFSKVQTFNLDEYCGLSESNPNSYHYYMNHNFFNQINIKKDRINIPNGNAKNLNKECREYENSIKKAGGIDLQVLGIGSNGHIGFNEPAKNLNVNTEIVKLTKETITANSRFFESKADVPKRAISMGIATILKSNRIILLASGKNKAEAIKKTVSGKISTQIPASLLQTHPNITMLLDQEAASLIKEEDLETDFNCDSAK; encoded by the coding sequence ATGAGAATTATTATTGAAAAAGACTATCAAACTTTAAGTAAAAAAGCTGCTCTAATATTAGCAAGTCAAATAACCTTAAAACCTAATAGTAATTTAGGCTTAGCTACTGGCGGAACTCCCCTTGCTATGTATAAGAATTTAATTAAAATGTATAAAAAAGATGAAATAGATTTTAGTAAAGTTCAGACTTTTAATCTAGATGAATATTGTGGTTTATCAGAATCTAATCCAAACAGCTATCATTATTATATGAATCATAATTTTTTTAATCAAATAAATATTAAAAAAGATAGAATAAATATTCCGAATGGAAATGCTAAAAATTTAAATAAAGAATGCAGAGAATATGAAAATTCAATCAAAAAAGCAGGTGGAATTGATTTGCAAGTTTTAGGGATTGGTTCTAATGGCCATATTGGTTTTAATGAGCCAGCTAAAAATCTAAATGTAAATACAGAAATAGTTAAATTAACTAAAGAAACAATTACTGCAAATAGTAGATTTTTTGAAAGTAAAGCTGATGTTCCAAAAAGAGCAATTTCAATGGGAATTGCTACTATTTTAAAATCAAATAGAATAATCCTTTTAGCAAGTGGAAAAAATAAAGCAGAAGCAATTAAAAAAACTGTTAGTGGAAAAATATCTACTCAAATTCCAGCTTCACTTTTACAGACTCATCCTAACATTACTATGTTATTAGATCAAGAAGCTGCCTCTTTGATCAAAGAAGAAGATTTAGAAACTGATTTTAATTGTGATTCAGCAAAATAA
- a CDS encoding sensor histidine kinase: MQQIKPEFDFLFNNLNKISYILFKPTHFGDVNQKMADFCSCQRSDLRGKPIASILNSQELKTVKKFNQEVFAEGKRKKAKIELEVESEMRMIEVDVIPHHNVNGEVDYLLCLAEDITEELKQEEKLYRATKRYRSIFKNAPLAFVVSDRETNIIDWNDKAEEIFGWKKDEVIGEKFNLIVAADSYSKITDLIVNVFENNESYNVHKNIAKDGSELYCEWNTALIKDRNDKILEIISIAQDISEKIKIQKRIKNQKEKLEYNQLRTIFFANISHELKTPLNLIFSSLQILEYKLASEDHLENKFDKYLSSIKNNGFRLLRLVNNLIDITKIGVNTFCLHKGNFDIIKLVKSIVKSTADYLETKNRKFIFQSNLESQIIACDPFNLERVILNLISNAVKFTEAGDEILLKIEKIENEIVISIKDTGIGIKKENQAIIFEEFRQVDQSFNKKREGSGIGLSLAKSIVEMHGGRIELTSEYGVYSKFSIYLPIEKIAAKNLETDNFSADSLINKVELEFSDINNI; encoded by the coding sequence ATGCAGCAGATTAAGCCTGAATTTGATTTTTTATTTAATAATTTAAATAAGATAAGTTATATTTTATTTAAACCAACTCATTTTGGAGATGTTAATCAGAAAATGGCTGATTTTTGTTCTTGTCAACGTTCTGATTTAAGAGGTAAGCCTATTGCTAGTATTCTAAATTCTCAAGAATTAAAAACAGTTAAAAAATTTAACCAAGAGGTTTTTGCAGAAGGTAAAAGAAAAAAAGCAAAAATTGAACTAGAAGTTGAAAGTGAAATGAGAATGATTGAGGTTGATGTAATTCCTCATCATAATGTAAATGGAGAAGTTGATTATTTACTTTGTTTAGCTGAAGATATAACTGAAGAATTAAAACAAGAAGAAAAATTGTATAGAGCTACTAAAAGGTATAGAAGTATTTTTAAAAATGCACCTTTAGCTTTTGTTGTTTCTGATAGAGAAACAAATATAATTGATTGGAATGATAAAGCTGAAGAAATATTTGGCTGGAAAAAAGATGAAGTAATAGGTGAAAAATTTAATTTAATAGTAGCAGCTGATTCTTATTCAAAGATTACAGATTTGATAGTAAATGTTTTTGAAAATAATGAGAGTTATAATGTTCATAAAAATATTGCTAAAGACGGTAGTGAACTCTATTGTGAATGGAATACTGCTTTAATTAAAGATCGGAATGATAAAATATTAGAGATTATATCAATTGCTCAGGATATTAGTGAGAAGATCAAAATTCAAAAAAGAATAAAAAATCAAAAAGAAAAATTAGAATATAATCAATTAAGAACTATATTTTTTGCAAATATTTCACATGAATTAAAAACACCGTTAAATCTAATCTTTTCTAGTTTACAAATTTTAGAATATAAATTAGCAAGTGAAGATCATTTAGAAAATAAATTTGATAAATATTTAAGCTCAATTAAAAATAATGGTTTTCGTCTTTTAAGATTAGTTAACAATTTAATTGATATTACCAAAATAGGTGTTAATACATTTTGTCTTCATAAGGGTAATTTTGATATTATTAAACTAGTAAAATCAATAGTGAAAAGTACAGCTGATTATTTAGAAACTAAAAATAGAAAATTTATTTTTCAAAGTAATTTAGAAAGTCAAATTATAGCTTGTGATCCTTTTAACCTTGAAAGGGTAATTTTGAATTTGATTTCTAATGCAGTTAAGTTTACTGAAGCTGGAGATGAAATTTTATTAAAAATAGAGAAAATAGAAAATGAAATTGTGATTTCAATCAAAGATACTGGGATTGGAATTAAAAAAGAAAATCAGGCTATTATTTTTGAAGAATTTAGGCAGGTTGATCAAAGCTTTAATAAAAAACGAGAAGGTAGTGGTATTGGTCTATCTTTAGCTAAATCAATTGTAGAAATGCATGGAGGTAGAATTGAATTAACTAGTGAATATGGAGTTTATAGTAAGTTTAGTATTTATTTACCGATTGAAAAAATAGCAGCAAAAAATTTGGAAACAGATAATTTTTCTGCCGATAGTTTAATTAATAAAGTTGAGCTTGAATTTAGTGACATTAATAATATTTAA
- a CDS encoding ABC transporter permease, whose protein sequence is MFNLSENFKIITLIIKKDIKESLKNRTAVMIILLPLFASLMFSLVNSQQLMRNFEIGISGPKTEKLVEFVNANYKNFEIKKYQELEKGREATAAGSIDAVMAYNPNLSGIENKYKIYLDSRDTINFFILKENITQLLSDFHQLKQGPEFKFQAAADFKVSSSILPVWLTVTITMIGLMLISASLSEEKDNKTLAALLVTRVNIYQIIAAKSFFALFLTLVTTILMGALNGVLTIGFERLFWALIIISLATFVFSGLGLIISLFTKSQSAARSISTVIYFPIIFPALVADVSPLTQKLAQFFPSHYLYQALDKVLVYQGENSEIRKEILFLLLFIFIFYSIILIYIRKADSIAE, encoded by the coding sequence ATGTTTAATTTAAGTGAAAATTTTAAGATAATAACTTTAATTATCAAAAAAGATATTAAAGAATCATTAAAAAATAGAACAGCAGTAATGATAATTTTACTTCCGCTTTTTGCTTCACTAATGTTTTCTCTTGTTAATTCACAACAGTTAATGAGAAATTTTGAAATAGGAATCAGTGGTCCTAAAACTGAAAAATTAGTAGAATTTGTTAATGCTAATTATAAAAATTTTGAAATTAAGAAGTATCAAGAATTAGAAAAAGGAAGAGAAGCTACTGCAGCAGGCAGTATTGATGCAGTTATGGCTTATAATCCTAATTTATCTGGTATAGAAAATAAGTATAAAATTTATCTTGATAGTAGAGATACAATCAATTTTTTTATTTTAAAGGAAAATATAACTCAATTATTAAGTGATTTCCATCAGTTAAAGCAGGGACCAGAATTTAAATTTCAAGCAGCTGCTGATTTTAAGGTTAGTAGTTCTATTTTACCAGTCTGGTTAACAGTTACTATCACAATGATTGGTTTAATGCTAATTTCTGCCTCTTTATCTGAAGAAAAAGATAATAAGACTTTAGCAGCCTTATTAGTAACTAGAGTTAATATTTATCAAATTATAGCGGCTAAATCATTTTTCGCATTATTTTTAACTTTAGTTACAACAATTTTGATGGGGGCTTTAAATGGAGTTTTAACAATTGGTTTTGAAAGATTATTTTGGGCATTGATCATTATTAGTTTAGCTACTTTTGTTTTTAGTGGTTTAGGTCTAATTATTAGTTTGTTTACTAAATCGCAATCAGCTGCCAGATCAATTTCAACAGTAATTTATTTTCCTATAATTTTTCCAGCTTTAGTTGCTGATGTATCACCTTTAACTCAAAAATTAGCTCAATTTTTTCCTAGTCACTATTTATATCAGGCTTTAGATAAAGTATTAGTTTATCAAGGTGAAAATAGTGAAATAAGAAAGGAAATTTTATTTTTGCTCTTATTTATTTTTATTTTTTATTCTATAATTTTAATTTATATTAGAAAGGCTGATTCTATTGCTGAATAA
- a CDS encoding chromate transporter: protein MIYLILFLEFFKVGLFALGGGLAALPFLQNLIIKYGWMTGPELLNMIAISESTPGAIGINTATFIGFNTAGILGGIIASLGLTAPSIIIITIIAHYFKKFNQHPIVKSAFTGIRPAVAGLIGSAAFQLAQGNIFKFKYLSLNKNLIQFFDLKALILLLIVFISIRKFKQHPIIYIISSALIGIIFKF, encoded by the coding sequence ATGATTTATTTAATTTTATTCTTAGAATTTTTTAAAGTAGGTCTTTTTGCTTTAGGTGGAGGTTTAGCAGCTCTTCCTTTTTTACAAAACTTAATTATTAAATATGGCTGGATGACTGGCCCAGAACTGCTAAATATGATTGCAATTTCGGAATCAACTCCAGGTGCTATTGGCATTAATACAGCTACTTTTATTGGCTTTAATACAGCGGGGATTTTAGGAGGAATTATTGCTTCTCTAGGTTTAACTGCACCTTCAATTATTATAATCACTATTATTGCTCATTACTTTAAAAAATTTAATCAACATCCAATAGTCAAATCAGCTTTTACTGGAATTAGACCAGCAGTTGCAGGCTTAATTGGCTCTGCTGCTTTTCAATTAGCTCAAGGAAATATTTTCAAGTTTAAATATTTAAGCTTGAATAAAAATTTAATTCAATTTTTTGATTTAAAAGCATTAATTTTACTTTTAATTGTTTTTATTAGTATTAGAAAGTTCAAGCAACATCCAATAATTTATATTATTAGCTCTGCTTTAATTGGAATCATTTTTAAATTTTAA
- a CDS encoding mechanosensitive ion channel family protein — translation MNKLFLEKIILGNSLANYILAVLFLSLVFLIIKIFDKFILKKIDSFIEKFSNSFSSLVKEIVKKRIYPLLYLFSFYLIFLNLKTSNQISQFLNLVLMFLTVIFTVLAVLDLISYSLKKYWSKKLQSEEQQKLLSITLFIVKSFIWIIALLFILDNLNIQIKGLITGLGVGGVAIAFAAQNILSDLFNYFTIFFDKPFAIGDFIITGDYRGTIEHIGLKTTRIRSLSGEQLIIANTDLVNSRINNYQRMEQRRINFSFGLTYNTSLVNLKKVPLIVEEIINSVEKTKFDRAHFAEYAPFSLVFQVVYYVQASDYKIYMDLQQQINFKLKERFEELGVSFAFPTQTIYLENQNQFENN, via the coding sequence GTGAATAAATTATTTTTAGAAAAGATAATTTTAGGTAATAGCCTAGCAAATTATATTTTAGCTGTTTTATTTTTAAGTTTAGTATTTTTAATAATAAAAATATTTGATAAATTTATTTTAAAAAAAATTGATTCATTTATTGAAAAATTTTCTAATTCTTTTTCATCTCTAGTCAAAGAAATAGTTAAAAAAAGAATTTATCCTTTGTTATATTTATTTTCTTTTTATTTAATTTTTTTAAATTTAAAAACTAGTAATCAAATTAGTCAGTTTCTTAATTTAGTTTTAATGTTTCTAACAGTTATTTTTACAGTTTTAGCTGTTTTAGATTTAATTAGCTATAGTCTTAAAAAATATTGGTCTAAAAAATTGCAAAGTGAAGAACAACAAAAACTTTTAAGTATAACTCTCTTTATTGTAAAATCATTTATTTGGATAATTGCACTTTTATTTATTTTAGATAATTTAAATATTCAAATTAAAGGTCTGATAACAGGTTTAGGTGTCGGTGGAGTTGCTATTGCTTTTGCAGCTCAAAATATTTTATCTGATTTATTTAACTATTTCACTATTTTTTTTGATAAACCTTTTGCAATTGGAGACTTTATTATTACAGGAGATTATAGAGGTACTATAGAACATATTGGTTTAAAAACAACTAGAATTAGAAGTTTAAGTGGTGAACAGTTAATTATTGCTAATACTGATCTTGTTAATTCACGAATTAATAATTATCAAAGAATGGAACAAAGAAGAATAAATTTTAGTTTTGGTTTAACATATAATACTTCTTTAGTTAATTTAAAAAAAGTTCCACTAATTGTAGAAGAGATTATTAATTCAGTTGAAAAAACAAAATTTGATCGCGCTCACTTTGCTGAATATGCACCATTTAGCCTTGTTTTTCAAGTTGTTTATTATGTTCAAGCAAGTGATTATAAAATATATATGGATCTTCAGCAGCAAATAAATTTTAAATTAAAAGAAAGATTTGAAGAATTAGGAGTTAGTTTTGCTTTTCCAACTCAAACTATTTATTTAGAAAATCAAAATCAATTTGAGAACAATTAA